The following coding sequences lie in one Ctenopharyngodon idella isolate HZGC_01 chromosome 11, HZGC01, whole genome shotgun sequence genomic window:
- the sgta gene encoding small glutamine-rich tetratricopeptide repeat-containing protein alpha isoform X2, whose translation MEEFTFPSQIYLVRFKPQYRMADTKRLAFSIIQFLHDQLSSGGLSSDAQESLEVAIQCLETAFGISVEDQSLAVSQSLPELFALATKQTGATQDNTSSSSGSPSEEQLAEAEHLKTDGNNQMKVENFSAAVEFYSKAIQLNPQNAVYYCNRAAAYSKLGNYAGAVQDCERAIGIDPNYSKAYGRMGLALASLNKYSEAVSYYQKALELDPDNDTYKVNLQIAEQKMKETQSSPAGALGGVDLAGLLSNPGFMNMASNLMNNPQVQQLMSGMMSGAYGPVGGATSPGAAAAATATATAGAGGGGDLSSLIQAGQQFAQQMQQQNPELIEQLRSQMRSRPPSSAGNDEP comes from the exons ATGGAGGAATTTAC GTTTCCTTCACAAATTTATTTGGTGAGGTTCAAGCCTCAATACAGAATGGCAGACACAAAGCGTCTTGCATTCTCCATTATCCAGTTTCTCCATGATCAGCTGTCTTCTGGGGGTCTCTCATCAGATGCTCAAGAAAGCTTAGAAG TTGCCATCCAGTGCCTGGAGACAGCATTTGGCATCTCTGTAGAGGACCAGAGCTTAGCAGTCAGTCAGTCTCTGCCAGAGTTATTTGCCTTAGCAACTAAACAG ACTGGTGCAACACAAGATAATACCAGTTCATCCAGTGGTTCACCTTCAGAAGAGCAGTTAGCAGAGGCAGAGCATCTTAAAACAGATG GCAACAATCAGATGAAGGTAGAGAACTTTAGTGCAGCCGTTGAGTTCTATTCTAAAGCCATCCAGCTTAATCCTCAAAATGCTGTCTACTATTGCAACAG aGCTGCAGCTTACAGCAAACTGGGGAACTATGCTGGAGCTGTTCAAGACTGTGAACGTGCCATTGGAATCGATCCAAACTACAGTAAAGCATATGGACGGATGGg GCTTGCTCTTGCAAGTTTGAACAAATACTCAGAGGCTGTGAGCTACTACCAGAAAGCCCTGGAGCTGGACCCTGACAATGACACCTATAAAGTCAACCTGCAAATAGCAGAACAGAAGATGAAGGAAACGCAGTCCAGCCCA GCAGGGGCTTTGGGTGGAGTTGACCTGGCTGGTTTGCTGAGTAACCCTGGCTTCATGAACATG GCATCTAATTTAATGAACAACCCACAAGTGCAACAACT GATGTCAGGTATGATGTCTGGGGCTTATGGTCCTGTGGGGGGTGCCACCTcgccaggagcagcagcagcagcaacagcaacagcaacagCTGGAGCAGGAGGTGGTGGTGACCTCTCCAGCCTCATACAGGC TGGTCAGCAGTTTGCACAGCAAATGCAGCAGCAGAACCCTGAGCTTATCGAGCAGCTGAGGAGTCAAATGCGCAGTCGACCTCCCAGTAGTGCTGGCAATGACGAACCCTGA
- the sgta gene encoding small glutamine-rich tetratricopeptide repeat-containing protein alpha isoform X1, with amino-acid sequence MEEFTFPSQIYLVRFKPQYRMADTKRLAFSIIQFLHDQLSSGGLSSDAQESLEVAIQCLETAFGISVEDQSLAVSQSLPELFALATKQQTGATQDNTSSSSGSPSEEQLAEAEHLKTDGNNQMKVENFSAAVEFYSKAIQLNPQNAVYYCNRAAAYSKLGNYAGAVQDCERAIGIDPNYSKAYGRMGLALASLNKYSEAVSYYQKALELDPDNDTYKVNLQIAEQKMKETQSSPAGALGGVDLAGLLSNPGFMNMASNLMNNPQVQQLMSGMMSGAYGPVGGATSPGAAAAATATATAGAGGGGDLSSLIQAGQQFAQQMQQQNPELIEQLRSQMRSRPPSSAGNDEP; translated from the exons ATGGAGGAATTTAC GTTTCCTTCACAAATTTATTTGGTGAGGTTCAAGCCTCAATACAGAATGGCAGACACAAAGCGTCTTGCATTCTCCATTATCCAGTTTCTCCATGATCAGCTGTCTTCTGGGGGTCTCTCATCAGATGCTCAAGAAAGCTTAGAAG TTGCCATCCAGTGCCTGGAGACAGCATTTGGCATCTCTGTAGAGGACCAGAGCTTAGCAGTCAGTCAGTCTCTGCCAGAGTTATTTGCCTTAGCAACTAAACAG CAGACTGGTGCAACACAAGATAATACCAGTTCATCCAGTGGTTCACCTTCAGAAGAGCAGTTAGCAGAGGCAGAGCATCTTAAAACAGATG GCAACAATCAGATGAAGGTAGAGAACTTTAGTGCAGCCGTTGAGTTCTATTCTAAAGCCATCCAGCTTAATCCTCAAAATGCTGTCTACTATTGCAACAG aGCTGCAGCTTACAGCAAACTGGGGAACTATGCTGGAGCTGTTCAAGACTGTGAACGTGCCATTGGAATCGATCCAAACTACAGTAAAGCATATGGACGGATGGg GCTTGCTCTTGCAAGTTTGAACAAATACTCAGAGGCTGTGAGCTACTACCAGAAAGCCCTGGAGCTGGACCCTGACAATGACACCTATAAAGTCAACCTGCAAATAGCAGAACAGAAGATGAAGGAAACGCAGTCCAGCCCA GCAGGGGCTTTGGGTGGAGTTGACCTGGCTGGTTTGCTGAGTAACCCTGGCTTCATGAACATG GCATCTAATTTAATGAACAACCCACAAGTGCAACAACT GATGTCAGGTATGATGTCTGGGGCTTATGGTCCTGTGGGGGGTGCCACCTcgccaggagcagcagcagcagcaacagcaacagcaacagCTGGAGCAGGAGGTGGTGGTGACCTCTCCAGCCTCATACAGGC TGGTCAGCAGTTTGCACAGCAAATGCAGCAGCAGAACCCTGAGCTTATCGAGCAGCTGAGGAGTCAAATGCGCAGTCGACCTCCCAGTAGTGCTGGCAATGACGAACCCTGA
- the sgta gene encoding small glutamine-rich tetratricopeptide repeat-containing protein alpha isoform X3, which yields MADTKRLAFSIIQFLHDQLSSGGLSSDAQESLEVAIQCLETAFGISVEDQSLAVSQSLPELFALATKQQTGATQDNTSSSSGSPSEEQLAEAEHLKTDGNNQMKVENFSAAVEFYSKAIQLNPQNAVYYCNRAAAYSKLGNYAGAVQDCERAIGIDPNYSKAYGRMGLALASLNKYSEAVSYYQKALELDPDNDTYKVNLQIAEQKMKETQSSPAGALGGVDLAGLLSNPGFMNMASNLMNNPQVQQLMSGMMSGAYGPVGGATSPGAAAAATATATAGAGGGGDLSSLIQAGQQFAQQMQQQNPELIEQLRSQMRSRPPSSAGNDEP from the exons ATGGCAGACACAAAGCGTCTTGCATTCTCCATTATCCAGTTTCTCCATGATCAGCTGTCTTCTGGGGGTCTCTCATCAGATGCTCAAGAAAGCTTAGAAG TTGCCATCCAGTGCCTGGAGACAGCATTTGGCATCTCTGTAGAGGACCAGAGCTTAGCAGTCAGTCAGTCTCTGCCAGAGTTATTTGCCTTAGCAACTAAACAG CAGACTGGTGCAACACAAGATAATACCAGTTCATCCAGTGGTTCACCTTCAGAAGAGCAGTTAGCAGAGGCAGAGCATCTTAAAACAGATG GCAACAATCAGATGAAGGTAGAGAACTTTAGTGCAGCCGTTGAGTTCTATTCTAAAGCCATCCAGCTTAATCCTCAAAATGCTGTCTACTATTGCAACAG aGCTGCAGCTTACAGCAAACTGGGGAACTATGCTGGAGCTGTTCAAGACTGTGAACGTGCCATTGGAATCGATCCAAACTACAGTAAAGCATATGGACGGATGGg GCTTGCTCTTGCAAGTTTGAACAAATACTCAGAGGCTGTGAGCTACTACCAGAAAGCCCTGGAGCTGGACCCTGACAATGACACCTATAAAGTCAACCTGCAAATAGCAGAACAGAAGATGAAGGAAACGCAGTCCAGCCCA GCAGGGGCTTTGGGTGGAGTTGACCTGGCTGGTTTGCTGAGTAACCCTGGCTTCATGAACATG GCATCTAATTTAATGAACAACCCACAAGTGCAACAACT GATGTCAGGTATGATGTCTGGGGCTTATGGTCCTGTGGGGGGTGCCACCTcgccaggagcagcagcagcagcaacagcaacagcaacagCTGGAGCAGGAGGTGGTGGTGACCTCTCCAGCCTCATACAGGC TGGTCAGCAGTTTGCACAGCAAATGCAGCAGCAGAACCCTGAGCTTATCGAGCAGCTGAGGAGTCAAATGCGCAGTCGACCTCCCAGTAGTGCTGGCAATGACGAACCCTGA
- the LOC127522720 gene encoding zinc transporter ZIP3-like, with translation MEIAVAKILCLLGLFVLMLGGILIPVRVMQMDNDKVTRYRRVVALSNSFGGGVFLATCFNALLPAVREKVEDILKEVKITNQYPLAETMMMLGFLLTVFVEQAVLTFRKEKPSFIDLETFNAGGSEVGSDSEYDAPFIAPARGAARAQQHHSYHHGHFNPSELKRAGLLRLTSLVLALSAHSIFEGLALGLQNDGAKLGSLFIGVAIHETLASVALGVNVAKAGVPLRDASKLGLTVSLMIPLGIGIGMGIETVQHWTESIISVVLQGLAAGTFLFITFFEILSQELADKHDRLLKVLFLALGYGVLAGLVFIKW, from the exons ATGGAGATAGCTGTAGCTAAAATCCTCTGCCTGCTGGGGCTGTTTGTCCTCATGTTGGGGGGCATCCTTATTCCTGTGAGAGTGATGCAGATGGACAATGATAAAGTCACAAGGTACAGAAGAGTAGTTGCTTTAAGCAACTCTTTTGGAGGAGGTGTATTTCTGGCCACCTGCTTCAATGCCCTTCTACCAGCAGTTAGAGAAAAG GTTGAGGACATTTTGAAAGAGGTAAAGATCACCAATCAGTACCCACTGGCAGAGACCATGATGATGCTTGGATTTCTCCTCACCGTATTTGTGGAACAGGCTGTGCTTACTTTTCGCAAGGAGAAGCCCTCGTTTATTGACCTAGAGACATTTAATGCTGGTGGCTCGGAAGTGGGGAGCGACTCAGAGTATGATGCTCCATTCATTGCTCCCGCTCGGGGTGCGGCCAGAGCCCAGCAGCACCATTCTTATCACCACGGACACTTCAACCCTTCTGAGCTGAAGCGTGCTGGGCTGTTGAGATTAACTAGCCTGGTGCTAGCCCTTTCTGCTCACTCTATCTTTGAGGGTCTTGCTTTGGGTCTTCAGAACGATGGGGCTAAGCTTGGAAGTCTCTTCATTGGAGTGGCCATCCACGAGACGCTAGCATCTGTGGCACTGGGGGTTAACGTAGCCAAGGCAGGAGTCCCCTTACGAGATGCCAGTAAACTGGGCTTAACAGTAAGCCTAATGATTCCTCTGGGGATCGGTATTGGCATGGGTATTGAGACGGTCCAGCACTGGACAGAAAGTATTATATCTGTAGTGCTCCAGGGCCTGGCAGCCGGCACATTTCTCTTCATTACGTTCTTTGAGATCCTCTCACAAGAGCTGGCGGATAAACACGACAGACTACTGAAAGTGCTGTTTCTTGCACTGGGCTATGGTGTACTAGCAGGGCTCGTCTTTATCAAATGGTAA